In Hymenobacter volaticus, the genomic window TTGTAGGCGCCAGGCTTTTGAGTATGCTACTTACGCCAGCACTAGTGATTTGGCACTATCGAATTGTGGGCATTAGCATTGGCGTGCGTACTGGCCCGCCAGTCGGTGAGCATCCACGCGCCAAGAAACAGGACACCCATGCCCATAAAGAAGTTGCGGGCTACGTGGCTGTCGTCGCTGAAGCCAAACAAGAAGGGTGATGCTAGCAACACTAGGCCGCTTACAAGTTCCAAGCCGCCGTGGATTGGGAACGGAATCATGCGAGCCACTCCCATAGGGAAGTCCGTCAGGAGTGTGATTACCAAGTAACCTGCGGCCAACACGTAACAGACAGTGGCGTAGGTCCCGTCGAAGTTGAAGAGGGTGGGTGCCAGGGCAAACAGGGCAATGGTGCCGTAGTCGAGCATGCCGTGCACGCGAGGTGATATTACTTTCATGGCGTAGTCTTAAATCAAGGTGAGAAAGGAAGTGTTATGCCCTTTCTACGCCCACCCTACGCAAAGGATATTGTTGAGCTACTGATATTTACTGTTTATTTCACGTGTTTCTAACTGAGAATATCACCTACCGTTCTGCTTATACCAAGCCTTGCAACCGCACGAATTCCTGACCTAGAATTGCCTTGTCGTCGGCTTGCAACCAGTCGTGCAAGATGGTGGCGTAGAGGCTGCGAAAATCAAGTTGGTGGCGTAGGTCGCCGTCCAGGAGGTTTTCGAGGTCGGGAGCATTATTAAGGACTCCTTTTTGCTGAAGGCCCCGCCGAGCAGCAACACATTGTTCGCGGTGCCGTGGTCAGTGCCATTGCTGGCGTTTTGGGTCACACGACGACCAAATTCCGAAAACACCAACACCAGCGTATCATTGAAATTACCGGCCTTTTGCAGGTCTTCGGCAAACGAAGCCAACCCGTTAGACAAATCACCGAGCAGTCTACCCTGCTGTTCTTGCTGCCGCACGTGTGTATCGAAACCAGTAAGCGACACATAAAACACGCGCGTATCAATGCCCGAATTGATTAGCTCCGCTGTGGTTTTCAGGTTGCGGCCAAATTCCGTGGTCGGATACGCAACACTGGATTTGTACACCTTGGACGTTTGGTACAAGTAATCGGCCGAGGATGAGGTTTCGGCCAACGTCTTGTACAAGTAATCCAGCTCCGACACGGCACCCGTAGGCTTCTCGCCGCTCACTTGCGCGATAAATTGGTTTTGCGTTATCTGATGAAATTTTTCGGGGTTCTTTAACGCCAAGCCTTTGCGCAACTCCCCTTTCATAGCCAAGCTCAACGTATCGTCCACCTCCAAGCCATTGTAGGGGACTTGGCAAGCCGGGCAGTTCGAGTCGAGGTAGCGGCCGAGCCAGCCGGTGCTCACGTACTGGTCGGAAGCCGAACCGCTCTGCCAGATGTCCATGGAGCGGAAGTGCGACCGGTCGGGGTTAGGGTATCCCACCGAATTTAGCACAGCTACATAGCCTTGGTCATAAAGATCCTTCAGGCGCGCCATGTTAGGATTGAATCCCAAGTCTTTATCGAGAGCCAGCACGCCGCTTTGCTCCCGGATGCCAAGCGTAGGGCGGGCCTTGTAATAGAGGTCGTTGCGGTATGGCACGATGGTGTTTAGGCCGTCGTTGCCGCCTCCAAGTTGCACCACTACCAGCCGACGGCCGTTGGCATCAGCCAGCTTCTGCAGGCCCTGGCTGTCTAGCGCGTGCAAGAATTTCGGCACGAACAGCAAGCTGCTAGCCAGTACAGAGGTCTTCAGAAAGTCGCGGCGGGAAGTAGGCATTGTGTTGTCTATTTAAATACTCATACTATTCTGCTGTATCTCGTTTGTTGACGTTGCCATCCTAGCTAAAACGTCCTACTGAGCTTGTCAAAGCATCTCGTTCGCGCCGTTGCACTGACAAAGGGTTTAGTACACTAGCGAGATGCTTCGGCTGCGCTCAGCATGACAGGTAGTTTAGCTATTTAAGCAGACGAACGGTATGCTTCGGCTGCGCTCAGTATGACGTTCTAGTTGTGTTGTCAACGGCAACACGCTAAATGCTTCAGTTAAGCAGGATGGTTGTTTACATCAATTGATACTCGGGCAAACTCAGCAGGCTGGTAATCATGGCGCGTAAGCGTCCTTCGGCAGGCGCAGTATCAGCGGCTTTCTGAATCAAGGCTAGGTTGTCCGGGCGGATTGGAGCTTGCAACACGAACTCGCTGAGTTTGGCGGCTTGCTGCGTTGGAGCCGTGTTGGCCAGCATGGCTTGCACTGGGGCCAGCTTCACGGTGGTTTTCACTTGCTGCCGAAATGTGCGGTCCAGCTTGGAAACCTGTGGAGCAATGTCGTTTTCGTCTTCCTTCAAAGCCACATTGAACTCGGCGTTTCGGAGCAGCACCGACGGTAGCTGCAACCGGTAAAGCAACGACGACGAATCTATCCAGTTGCGCCCACCAGGCCAGCCCGCCACGTTTGGGGGCTCAAACAAAGTCTGACCTAATGCCTTCTGGAACACAACAAGTGGCCGGTCGTTCACGAGTTGCAACCCCATGGTCCGCTTGATGCCGGCTAGCAGTTCGATAGGCGACTTGATGCGTGTGCCTACGTTGGCCGCCTCATAAAACCAACCGGCCGAAAACATCTGCTCCACCAAGACGCTGAGGTCGTACCCGCTCTTGAAAAACGCCTGCGCCAGTGGTTGGATGTGAGCCGAGTTGGGTGTGTCATTTACGAAAAAGCGGTACATCTTGGTGGCAATAAACTCGGCAGTGCGAGGCTGCTCTAGAATGATGCTGAGTACCTGCTCCCCGTTGAAATTGCCAGTGCGGTTAAGGAAAGTTTTAGGACCGTCGTCGTGCTGGTTTTCCCGAAACACAAACTCGCCACGGGCATTATAGCCCCACCCGGTAAAGGCGCGAGCTGCCTCCTTCACGTCTTTTTCGGTGTAGTTGCCGCGCCCCATGGTAAATAGCTCCATCACTTCGCGCGCGAAGTTTTCGTTGGGACGCTGCTTGCGATTTTGCTGGTTGTTGAGGAATTGCAGCATGGCCGGCTCCTTGCTTACGGCCAGTAGCAAATCACCGAACTTGCCGAGCGCCAGTTGCCGGATGGTATTGTTGAGATGTAGCGCCGCATCGGGCCGGCGCACGCGGCACGCAAAGTGGCCGTGCCAAAAGAAGGTCATTTTCTCCCGCAGCTGCGCTGGCGAAGTAGCCATCCGGTTCATCCAACCCGTGTTCATGGCATAAAACGACTGGCGGATACCATCATTCTGCATTTTGCGCTGCTGGGCCGTCATATTCTCCCTACGCAGCAAGGGCGGCTGGTTTATGCCACGCCGCACCGCCGACCTAGCCGACAGTGACGCCACCGGCCCTGGTTGCTTTATACCCGCACCTGTAGTTGTCTGATCGGGTGTCGTTGTCATGGTAGTCTGCGGAGTGCCTGCGCCCGGCGAGACTGCCACAAATGAGGTAAAAGCCTCCTGGTAGTGCATTTCAGGACTATCGAGCAACTCTATCTTCTCGGAGTCGCGCAAAAGCTGGCGTAGTGCTTTGCGCGGACTCAGGCCGTTAGCTACGTCTTCGGGCCGCGGCCCAAAACCGGCGCGCCAGTACAAATGCTGAAGTTGCTGTTGCGTCGTCATGGCACTTGGACGCCTACAATGACTACAGGTTTAACACAATGAAGTTTTCCTTCACGCACTTATCCAATTCGCTGAACAGGCCAAGCCCATAAAGCACTTCATCTAAATCCTTATTGCTCCCGTTGCTTCTACCATTTATGCAGGCAACGTCAACTTTTTAGTTGAAAAGCCGAACACTTTTCCCTGCATTACGTCTTAGCCCGGCTCGGTAGCGCTACTTGCCGCGTACAGCTATAGCGTTCATCATCTGATTTCCAGGAAGGCTATATAAATAGAGCACTAGATTAAAATTGAATTAAAGAATGTTGCTATAAATGAATTTATAGTGCATTTTTACAAATTAATCCAAGATTGCTTATATGAGTAAACAACTTGTGACCGTCGTGATACCTGCGTATCTGGCTGAACCATCTGAGCTAGAGAAGATTTCACTTTCTCAGATCCTGGCTGTTTTGCACAAGCACCCTATAACGTTCATGGTGCCCACCGACCTCGATACAACGTGGTATGAAGACTTCTGTCGGGGCAAAGCCGATGTTCATATCGAAAGATTCAACTGGAAAGGGCACGAAGCATACGGTGAGTTGTTACTCAGCCCCGAGTACTATCAGCGCTTCTCCAAGTACGAGTACATGCTGGTTCACCACATGGATTCGTTTGTGTTCCGGGATGAGCTAGAGAAGTGGTGCCACATGGGCTACGACTTTCTGAGCGCGGTTATTTTCCACCCGCAGTGGACGGCCATCGTCGATCAACCTTTCCGCAAGGCCATCGGGTTTGGGGCGCCAGAGTATTTCGGCAACGGTGGTTTCGCTCTCAAAAAAATCGATACGTTTTACCGCATTACCTCGAAATACAAGTTCTACATCAAGCTGTACAACTGGATTAGAAAGCGACGCAAAAAGCAATTGCTGGAAGATCTTTTTGTCATGCAGCACTTCCCCAAACTCTCCAAGTTCAAGGTACCTGCTAAGGAATTAGCCCAAAAGTTTGGGGCCGAGTATGTGGAATGGGAAGAGCAAGACTTGCCCTTCAGCAATCAAAACATTAACAGCTTACCCTTCGGCGTCCACGGCTGGATTCAGTTCCACCAAGACTTTTGGCGGCCTAGCATTCGGCAGTTCGGCTATAGCGTCTGACGTAGCCACTGGGCATTAAAGCGAGGATTGCCTGACAGCACCAAGCCGTTGTGCTGAGCATAATAGGCTGCACATCTATGTGATGTGCAGCCTATTATGTTTTTGCGCTGTTCTTATTTCTCTCCTTCAGTTTCTCACTTAGAAGCGTGCTCCTAGCACCACTGTTTTTCGGTAGTCTCGCTTTTCGCCGCTGTTCGGTTTCAGCAATTCAATCTGCACCACGTAGTACCCCACTGCCGCTTTCTGGCCTCTATCATTGAGCCCGTCCCATTGAAAAAAGCCAGTGGCAGCCAAGGTTTCGTTACGTACTAAGCGGCGCGTTAGACGGCCTTGGGCGTCATAGATAGTCACGCTAGCGGCATAGCCAGGGCTGTCGAGGGTGTAGTTGAGGGTGGTAAAATCCTGTTGCCCATCTTCATCGGGGGTGAATACTTCAGGCAATAGGCTGAACTGTTGTCCTCCGCTTGCGTCGATTTGCTGCTGGGAATTACGGCGGCCAGGCGTGGCATAGCCTACGGCGCTAGCCGCCGAATGAAAGTTGCTTGGTACGCTTGGTGCGTCCGCTCGAATTCGCTCTAACGAGACGCCGTTCAGATCATCGAGTAGCCTCAGGTGGTGCTCTTCACTATAGGCGTAGCGGTCCAAGGTGTGGTTTTGCGCATCCCGGACAATCACCACGCCAGCATCATCGGGGTAGGTTGGGAAGCCAGCCATTTGCAGGAACGAGGCCGGCTCGGCGCTGGTCGGGTATTGGCTCTGCACAACGTCGGGGCGGGTGGTGAGCAGCAAAAACTGGCCGGGTGCCAGCACATAGGCGCTGCCACTCACGGGCTCCTGGTCTATAGTACCATCTGCTTTTTCGATGCCTAATTGCCAGCCTTGCACGTCAAGGTACTTAGTTGAACGGTTGAAAAGCTCCACAAAGTCTACAGCATTCGTGCGTGGGTTAAACAAAATTTCATTGATTACCACATCGCCAGCGGCTGCGGGCGCAGGCAATGCAAACGTAGCCGATGTAGCAGGACCCGCCGCATTGCCCACGCAGTCGGTAGCGCGTTGCACGGTCATGGTTAGGGGTTGGTTAGGCTGCATGGCAGCACCTAGTGTCAGATCTACTGCCCGGAAATCGGGGGCTACGGGCGCCACTCGCGTAATAGCCATAGCGGGTGTAAGCGTATACAGTGCCGGAGTGGCCGCGGCCGTGCTGTCTAGCTTTTCCCCGAAAAACAGCCGTATCGTAATTGGGCTTAGTGCCAAAGTGCGTAACAAGGTAGGTGCCGTGCGGTCGGTATTGGCGGCGCGCGCAGCATTAGCCCGGCCGGGTGTGCCGCCACTGGCATCAGTACTGGCGGTCCAGTTTTCGATGCCGGCGCAGGGGTTGCTGGCATCTACCATTTCTAGGCTCCAACCCCCATCCTTCTTGCGGCTGTCTTTGTACCAGGTATCAGAGTAGTTGATTTCAAACAGCGTCTGGCCGTTGCGCCCGCGCAATACGAGTTCGTCGCCAGCATTCGTGAGGCTTGGAAAATTGGTTAGCCCGAATACCTTGCCGAAAGCGGCAAACTGAGCTGTACGCGCACTGCTACATACTACGGCGTATTCGCCTGGCAGCAACACCGCTCCGCTCGGAAACACTGCCGGATTACCAGTGCTGTTGGGTTTGAGCAGCCGAACACCGGCTAAATCCATTACCGCCGTAGCCGAGGGATTATGAATTTCCAGGTACTCCGACGCGGGCAGCCCGACTACCGGAGTTTCATCGGCAAATATTTCAGTGATGAGTAATTGGTTCAAGCTAGGTGCTACCGCAAACCCATTGTTTTGAAAGCTCACAGTAAGTGTCCCGACAGCAGTGTTACCGTACAAGTCGGTGGCGCTGCGAACCTCCAAGGTGTTAGTGCCAAGCGGCAGGTTGGCGCCGAGCGTCAAGTGAACCAGGGCGGCATCGGCAGCATCGCGCTGCGCGCTGAGTACAGTAGGCGCCCCGGTAGCAGCTAAGCGGTAGTTGGCAGCTGCTTGCGTGGCGGCTACTGGCTCGCTGAAAGTTACGTCAAGTTGTCGGGCGGACACCACAGTTGCGGACAACGGGGCAGGCGGCGCTGTATCCGTCACCCGGAAATCATCAAAATAAAAGGACTTGCTATTAGCTGATGAATACGTCAGCGCTACCCCGAAATACGCGCCGTGGCGCAATGTGGCATCTGTGGCAGTGCCTTCGCTCACGTAGGTGGTGCCACCGGCTACATCTCGTTCCAAGGTCCAAACGTCCTGCGCCGAACGGGTTACTCGGACGCGCACTACGTTGTTGGTTGTAGAATTGAGAGTAGCATCAGTGCCGTTTACCACGTACACTGGCCCCCCGGTAGCATCCTTGCGGAACAGTGAGACTTCGTCGGTGGTACCGCCGAGGCGCACGAAGTAACCGCGATTGCCGGTGGCTTTCAGGTCTGCTTGTTCAGAAAGCAGCCACACGTCGGCATAGTTGCCGCTGCTGGTGGCTAGCCGCAGGTTCGCCCAGAACTCCCACGTGGTGGCACCGGCAAGTTGCACGGATGTTACGAGCTGCAAACTGGTGCCAGTGACGGCGGGTCCGTTGCTTTGGAGTTGCTGCGCTGCAACCTGAAAACTGGCAGCATCGCCCGTCCAAGCGGGGTTTTGCGTGAGATTACCGTCGGCGAAAGTATCGAGGAGTTGGGCAGCTGCCGTCAAAGGCGCCAGCAATAATAGAAGTAGCAGTTTTTTCACAAACACAGATATAATTGCACGCCAAGCTGGCGAGAAATAGTTGCAACAAATAGCCTTCTAATTTATTGAACAAAGCCGGGAGTTGCTGCACTTTTTCTTTATAAAGCACGGTCAGAAAGATAAAAGTGACAACTGGCCTTACCTTTATGGAATCCAAACCTTAACAACCATGAAAGTAGCCGTAGTAGGTGCCACCGGTTTGGTCGGTGGCGAAATGCTCAAAGTGTTGGCCGAACGTAACTTCCCGGTCACGGAACTCCTACCCGTTGCCTCCGAGAAATCGGTAGGGCAGGAAATCGAATTCAAGGGTAAAAAGTACAAGGTGGTGAGCATGGACGACGCCATTGCAGCTCGTCCGGCGGTAGCTATCTTTTCGGCTGGTGGTTCGATATCGAAAGAGCAGGCTCCGCGCTTTGCCGAAGTGGGTACCGTTGTTATCGATAATTCCTCGGCTTGGCGCATGGATCCGACCAAAAAGTTGGTGGTGCCCGAAATCAACGCCAAGGAAATTACGGCCGACGATAAAATCATTGCCAATCCCAACTGCTCGACCATTCAGATGGTGGTGGCCCTCAACAAGCTTCACGAGGCCTACAAAGTGCAGCGCATTGTAGTGAGCACCTACCAGAGTGTGACGGGCACTGGCAAGAAAGCCGTGGATCAGCTTATGGAAGAGCGCGCCGGCCAAGCGGCCAGCAACCCCGCGTATCCCCACCCCATCGACCTGAACGTACTGCCTCACATCGACGTGTTCGAAGACAACGGTTACACCAAGGAGGAAATGAAGATGGTGAAGGAGACCAAGAAAATCATGGGCGACGACAACATCCGCGTGACAGCCACTACTGTGCGCATCCCCGTGATGGGCGGCCACTCCGAATCTGTGAACGTGGAGTTCGAGCAGGAATTTGAGTTGGAAGATGTGTTCCGCATCCTGCGCAACACGGAAGGTGTCGAAGTAGTCGACGACGTAGCCAACAACCGTTACCCCATGCCCAAAGACGCCCACGGCCGCGACGCGGTCCTTGTTGGACGTCTGCGCCGCGACGAAACGCAACCGCGTACCCTCAATATGTGGGTAGTAGCCGATAACCTGCGCAAAGGGGCTGCCACCAACGCCGTGCAAATTGCCGAGGCAATGATGAAGATGGGCTTACTGCAGGAAGTAGCAGCTACCGTTTAATAACAGAACTGTTTTAAAGCTATAGTGAAGCCTCTCAAACTATGTTTGGGAGGCTTTTTGCTGTGTATTTTCAGCTGTATTTTTCTTGGCAAACAACCCGCAGCAACCGAAACCTGATAAGCGAAAACGCCCTACCTTGAACACTCAACTTTATACTCATCCGTTCATACTTGAATGAACCCCACCAAGAAAGCTAGCTATTGGAGTGCGCTGACCGGGCTGCTGCTCGTTGTTGCGACCAGCTTGTTTGCTCAGACCACTTCTCCACCCGCCGCGGCCTCAACTGCAACGCAGGTTTACACCTTTGTAGAGCAAATGCCCCGGTACAACGGGGGCGGCAACGACTCCATTATAGCGTATCTACGGCGTAGCACCCGCTACCCGGCTGAGGCTATTCAGGCGGGCGCCAGCGGCAAAGTGTTCGTCACGTTTGTGGTGAATGCGCAAGGACAAGTGGAGCAGGCACGGGTGGTGAGGCCCGTGCATCCAGCACTGGACCAGGAAGCCTTGCGCGTGGTAACGGCCATGTCGGTTTGGCAACCGGGGCAGCAGCAAGGTAAACCCGTAGCTGTGGCTATGACGGTACCCATCAGCTTTGCCATTCAGCAGCCCACCCCCGATCCTACGGCCATTGTGGATGCCAAATATCCGGGTGGTCCGGAAGCACTTCTCGCTTATTTGCAGTCCATTCCATACCCGGAAGCCGCGCGCCCGGTGGGGTTGGATGCGCGGGTGTTCATTCAGTTCAAAATCGACAAAGAAGGCAAGGTGATAGAGGCAAAGCCAATTGGACCCCTCATGCGCAAGCCGCAACAAATCCCGTCGCCGCGAGCTGAAATTGACGCGGCAAAATTGGCACTGGAAAAAGCTGCAACACAGTGGATACAAGCAATGCCCACCTGGACTCCGGCCACCTTAAAAGAGGTACCCGTGGAAAGCGACATGTTTGTCATGCCGCTCATCTTCAACCCGGTTCCTTCCACAGCTTCTAAAGAGAAGATATACCCCTACGCCGATCAGATGCCGACGTTTAATACACAACCCGACAAATACGATCTTCAGGCCAGCATACGACGCAGCGGCTTAAAATATCCTGCGCAGGCCTTGCGCAACCGCCAAGAGGGCACCGTTTATCTGTATGTAGTAATCAACGAAACCGGCGCCTTTGAACAGGTGCAAGTGGTAAGATCGGCCGGTGCGGAGCTGAACCAGGCCGTTTTGGAAGCAGTACGCAACCAGCCTGCAGCCGTGACACCAGCTCAACTCAAAGGCAAGCCCGTAAAAGTATTCTACGTGTTACCGTTCACGTTCAATATTAGATAAACTCCAAGGCAGCAACCACCTTGAAGTCGCTCACTTTATTTTAGCGCTACAACTGAAAGACTAGTCCCGCAAATCCCTCTATGGCGCGCCGGGTGTCGGCGGGACGCTCCAAAAAGCCTACATGGCCTACGTTAGCTAGCCACAGCACCATACTGTGGTCGGCTAGCAAGCTTTCTTTGTGAATTTTCTCTAGTGGAACAGCTTTGTCGTCTTTGCCAGCAATGAACAGTACCGGGTAAGTAGCTTTGCGCAATACATCATACCGCTCGGCGCGTCGGGTTAAGGCATCGAGGCTACCTAGAGCTATTTCCAGGGGTACGGCAGCAGCTACACGTTGGAGCAGGACTACTTCGTTGGTCATAGATTCGCGGTGGCTCGGTGAAAACTGCGGCTTCAAGAACTCTTCGGTGTACGCCTCAACCCCGTGTTGCGCTAGAAAATCACGGTTGCGCTGATGCCGCTCGTGGTCTTCTTCTTTCTCTGCCGAGGCCGAGGAGTGGAACAAGCACAGGCCTGCCACCTGCCCTGGATATTTCTCGGCAAAGGCCAAAGCCACGAAGCCGCCCATGCTGTGCCCTACTAACAGCACGCGGTGCGCGTGCTGCTCTGATAGGTAGCGCTGCACGTACTCCGCTGCTGCTTCCACTGAATAGTCAGCAGGTGGCGTAGCATCGGGACCGTAACCAGGCAAGTTGGGGCAGAGAGTGTTGTAATCGGTGGGGAAGTCGCGCAAGAAGTCGTGCCAGATTTCATTGCTTTCCAGGAAGCCATGCAAAAAGACAATGGTGGGTTTAGAATCAGCCATAAAGAACAGTGCCAGTAAAAACAAACGGCCACCCAGCAAGCTGAGTGGCCGCTCATGCGTACGTGCACGCTCCCCTAGGCGTTAACGTCGAGGTGCTTCGTCTACTATTGAAATCAACTTCCCACGAAGCCTGGCAGTATCTAACTTGCTAGCTCAGAAACTTGGCTTATATCAGGCAAGTGACGCGTAATGGTGCTGCCAACAACGTTGTGTACCTTGCCAATACTATGCTAAAGAAGGAGCAAATAGGTTAACTCTTTCACCTTGATTTGTTCAACTACATTTAATCTATCTATACTCTTATGAATAAGCACCTTCTTTTGATTTCCAGCGCATTTCTACTATTAAGCAGGCCTATATCGGCTCAGTCGCTGAGCCCTACTAGTTCAGATACTGTTCGGGTGGGAGGCAAGATATATACCTATGTTGAGCAGATGCCTGTGTTTCCGGGCGGTCAAGCTGCCCTGTTTCAAACTATCGGTCAAACCATCATCTACCCTACCGAAGCACTTCAGCAGCGGTTGGAAGGCCGGGTCTTCGTCAATTTTGTAGTTGGTAGTTCGGGCAAAGTACAGGATGTTAAAATTTCCAAAGGAGCTCACCCCCTACTCGATAACGAAGCAATGCGGGCCGTCAGTGCGCTACCATCCTTTACGCCAGGCAAACAAGTTGGCCGACCGGTTCCGGTTGCCTTTACGCTGCCTATTGTATTCAAACTTCCTACCAATATCGAGCAGATTTTGGCCGAGCGTGCCAACCCTACACCGCAATCTTCCATAGCAACTAGCTCTGACACAGAAGCCAAATACCCAGGCGGGCCCGAAGCACTTCTCGCCTATTTAGCAACCGCTCCTTGTCCAGAAGCAGCTCGCGCCGCACAAGTACAGGGGCGTGTGTTCGTCAAGATTAAACTCGATAGTGACGGTAGAATAACGGAGGCCAAACCTTTGGCTTCGCCTAACGCT contains:
- a CDS encoding SPW repeat domain-containing protein translates to MKVISPRVHGMLDYGTIALFALAPTLFNFDGTYATVCYVLAAGYLVITLLTDFPMGVARMIPFPIHGGLELVSGLVLLASPFLFGFSDDSHVARNFFMGMGVLFLGAWMLTDWRASTHANANAHNSIVPNH
- a CDS encoding DUF1501 domain-containing protein; this translates as MPTSRRDFLKTSVLASSLLFVPKFLHALDSQGLQKLADANGRRLVVVQLGGGNDGLNTIVPYRNDLYYKARPTLGIREQSGVLALDKDLGFNPNMARLKDLYDQGYVAVLNSVGYPNPDRSHFRSMDIWQSGSASDQYVSTGWLGRYLDSNCPACQVPYNGLEVDDTLSLAMKGELRKGLALKNPEKFHQITQNQFIAQVSGEKPTGAVSELDYLYKTLAETSSSADYLYQTSKVYKSSVAYPTTEFGRNLKTTAELINSGIDTRVFYVSLTGFDTHVRQQEQQGRLLGDLSNGLASFAEDLQKAGNFNDTLVLVFSEFGRRVTQNASNGTDHGTANNVLLLGGAFSKKESLIMLPTSKTSWTATYATNLIFAASTPPSCTTGCKPTTRQF
- a CDS encoding DUF1800 domain-containing protein encodes the protein MTTQQQLQHLYWRAGFGPRPEDVANGLSPRKALRQLLRDSEKIELLDSPEMHYQEAFTSFVAVSPGAGTPQTTMTTTPDQTTTGAGIKQPGPVASLSARSAVRRGINQPPLLRRENMTAQQRKMQNDGIRQSFYAMNTGWMNRMATSPAQLREKMTFFWHGHFACRVRRPDAALHLNNTIRQLALGKFGDLLLAVSKEPAMLQFLNNQQNRKQRPNENFAREVMELFTMGRGNYTEKDVKEAARAFTGWGYNARGEFVFRENQHDDGPKTFLNRTGNFNGEQVLSIILEQPRTAEFIATKMYRFFVNDTPNSAHIQPLAQAFFKSGYDLSVLVEQMFSAGWFYEAANVGTRIKSPIELLAGIKRTMGLQLVNDRPLVVFQKALGQTLFEPPNVAGWPGGRNWIDSSSLLYRLQLPSVLLRNAEFNVALKEDENDIAPQVSKLDRTFRQQVKTTVKLAPVQAMLANTAPTQQAAKLSEFVLQAPIRPDNLALIQKAADTAPAEGRLRAMITSLLSLPEYQLM
- a CDS encoding DUF5672 family protein, producing MSKQLVTVVIPAYLAEPSELEKISLSQILAVLHKHPITFMVPTDLDTTWYEDFCRGKADVHIERFNWKGHEAYGELLLSPEYYQRFSKYEYMLVHHMDSFVFRDELEKWCHMGYDFLSAVIFHPQWTAIVDQPFRKAIGFGAPEYFGNGGFALKKIDTFYRITSKYKFYIKLYNWIRKRRKKQLLEDLFVMQHFPKLSKFKVPAKELAQKFGAEYVEWEEQDLPFSNQNINSLPFGVHGWIQFHQDFWRPSIRQFGYSV
- a CDS encoding lamin tail domain-containing protein: MKKLLLLLLLAPLTAAAQLLDTFADGNLTQNPAWTGDAASFQVAAQQLQSNGPAVTGTSLQLVTSVQLAGATTWEFWANLRLATSSGNYADVWLLSEQADLKATGNRGYFVRLGGTTDEVSLFRKDATGGPVYVVNGTDATLNSTTNNVVRVRVTRSAQDVWTLERDVAGGTTYVSEGTATDATLRHGAYFGVALTYSSANSKSFYFDDFRVTDTAPPAPLSATVVSARQLDVTFSEPVAATQAAANYRLAATGAPTVLSAQRDAADAALVHLTLGANLPLGTNTLEVRSATDLYGNTAVGTLTVSFQNNGFAVAPSLNQLLITEIFADETPVVGLPASEYLEIHNPSATAVMDLAGVRLLKPNSTGNPAVFPSGAVLLPGEYAVVCSSARTAQFAAFGKVFGLTNFPSLTNAGDELVLRGRNGQTLFEINYSDTWYKDSRKKDGGWSLEMVDASNPCAGIENWTASTDASGGTPGRANAARAANTDRTAPTLLRTLALSPITIRLFFGEKLDSTAAATPALYTLTPAMAITRVAPVAPDFRAVDLTLGAAMQPNQPLTMTVQRATDCVGNAAGPATSATFALPAPAAAGDVVINEILFNPRTNAVDFVELFNRSTKYLDVQGWQLGIEKADGTIDQEPVSGSAYVLAPGQFLLLTTRPDVVQSQYPTSAEPASFLQMAGFPTYPDDAGVVIVRDAQNHTLDRYAYSEEHHLRLLDDLNGVSLERIRADAPSVPSNFHSAASAVGYATPGRRNSQQQIDASGGQQFSLLPEVFTPDEDGQQDFTTLNYTLDSPGYAASVTIYDAQGRLTRRLVRNETLAATGFFQWDGLNDRGQKAAVGYYVVQIELLKPNSGEKRDYRKTVVLGARF
- a CDS encoding aspartate-semialdehyde dehydrogenase, with the translated sequence MKVAVVGATGLVGGEMLKVLAERNFPVTELLPVASEKSVGQEIEFKGKKYKVVSMDDAIAARPAVAIFSAGGSISKEQAPRFAEVGTVVIDNSSAWRMDPTKKLVVPEINAKEITADDKIIANPNCSTIQMVVALNKLHEAYKVQRIVVSTYQSVTGTGKKAVDQLMEERAGQAASNPAYPHPIDLNVLPHIDVFEDNGYTKEEMKMVKETKKIMGDDNIRVTATTVRIPVMGGHSESVNVEFEQEFELEDVFRILRNTEGVEVVDDVANNRYPMPKDAHGRDAVLVGRLRRDETQPRTLNMWVVADNLRKGAATNAVQIAEAMMKMGLLQEVAATV
- a CDS encoding energy transducer TonB, whose product is MNPTKKASYWSALTGLLLVVATSLFAQTTSPPAAASTATQVYTFVEQMPRYNGGGNDSIIAYLRRSTRYPAEAIQAGASGKVFVTFVVNAQGQVEQARVVRPVHPALDQEALRVVTAMSVWQPGQQQGKPVAVAMTVPISFAIQQPTPDPTAIVDAKYPGGPEALLAYLQSIPYPEAARPVGLDARVFIQFKIDKEGKVIEAKPIGPLMRKPQQIPSPRAEIDAAKLALEKAATQWIQAMPTWTPATLKEVPVESDMFVMPLIFNPVPSTASKEKIYPYADQMPTFNTQPDKYDLQASIRRSGLKYPAQALRNRQEGTVYLYVVINETGAFEQVQVVRSAGAELNQAVLEAVRNQPAAVTPAQLKGKPVKVFYVLPFTFNIR
- a CDS encoding alpha/beta fold hydrolase, producing the protein MADSKPTIVFLHGFLESNEIWHDFLRDFPTDYNTLCPNLPGYGPDATPPADYSVEAAAEYVQRYLSEQHAHRVLLVGHSMGGFVALAFAEKYPGQVAGLCLFHSSASAEKEEDHERHQRNRDFLAQHGVEAYTEEFLKPQFSPSHRESMTNEVVLLQRVAAAVPLEIALGSLDALTRRAERYDVLRKATYPVLFIAGKDDKAVPLEKIHKESLLADHSMVLWLANVGHVGFLERPADTRRAIEGFAGLVFQL
- a CDS encoding TonB family protein, whose translation is MNKHLLLISSAFLLLSRPISAQSLSPTSSDTVRVGGKIYTYVEQMPVFPGGQAALFQTIGQTIIYPTEALQQRLEGRVFVNFVVGSSGKVQDVKISKGAHPLLDNEAMRAVSALPSFTPGKQVGRPVPVAFTLPIVFKLPTNIEQILAERANPTPQSSIATSSDTEAKYPGGPEALLAYLATAPCPEAARAAQVQGRVFVKIKLDSDGRITEAKPLASPNATQLVNGKSRATTEALNKVLEQTAIQWVAAMPAWIPARKNGAAVASYSITLPVVFGPSLVATEKVYPYADQMPVFKNPVEAGGLQASIQRAATYPPQAMRNKVQGTVYVYFVVNEVGTLEQAQIISSPSSELDASVLAAIRSQSAAITPAQHQGKPVKVFYVMPFNFRMI